In Botrytis cinerea B05.10 chromosome 3, complete sequence, the genomic stretch TCCATTTTCTGGCTCTCAAATTACCACCGGCGCAGATGGCACACAATTTCGCTCGACAGAAGACAGCTCCAAATACAAAGATTTTCAATGCATCTATCCCATATACTTCGATGCTACCAGAAGCCGAGCAGAAGGTAGAAGAGTCGGTATGGAATTGGCTGTCAAGAATCCCGTCGCCCGAGAAATTGTTGCTGCATGCTCTAGACTTCGAATTGAAACACTATTTGAGCCAGTCAAGACTCATCCCAAGGATTGGGCAAATCCAGGTCGAGTTAAGGTCAATATTAGAGGGGGAAACACAACCATCAAGAATAGTACGTTCTGTTTGAGAAGTTGTTTGTGAGACATTACATTGGCACAAACTAACACTTGATGAATTACAGAGCACCACCTCTACACAATGATCGCGAAACATCTGAAAGAAAACCCAACCACAGAACGAACAGCCATGCAACCCCAACTTGCTGGTATACCACCACCTGATCCTAGCAAACCATTACCCAGACCTGCAGTGCCAAAAGGATGGAAGATGGGAGAAATACTGCCATACTATAGTGCAGCATTATCTGGCGGCGGTATTAGTGAGAACCTGTTCAAGGATATGTTGGCTGAAATGGGAGGGCAAATGCCTGGAATGGCtggaatgatggatggaccATCGAGTAGCGCGGCCTCggaatcaaagaagaaggacaagaagaagaagatcaagggTTGAAATATCTCATCTTGCTATGGGGGATGGCATCTAACAAAATATTTGGAGGTTAAAGCGCAACAGCTTTTGATCTCTTACAACACAAGAGCAATCTGGGCTCGCATCCGCAAGGGAAGCCTTTTGGTAGCAAAGGTAGTCATCCAGCAGGAGCCATTATATATCCGTCTTGCGACTGGAGCATAGTCAATTATAATTCATCCTGTTATTCATAAGTCTGTGGCTATCATGTTTATGTTGGCAACCGAGAACTTCTGTCGTACCATCAAGTTTTAAAATCTCTACAGAATCAATGTTCCCATATCCCTacttttcttccatctcatcttcgCAAAACCTGAGCTTAACCATGCCACTCCAAAGATAAGACATCTCTCataccatcccatcacatcaacTCATACCTCTCTTTCCTACCTACAAGGTGTCTCATTCACTGTCTTTCCTTACCATACAATAAAGCTAGAAACAAAAAACTATTAAACGAAGAGTGTAAACAAACCATTCTACCAACACTCAACAGCCACGAGTCCTCAGTTTGTTAGTGGAACATACAGAGGTATTTATGACATCCTGGCGCGGCGAATTCTACTGTTGTGTTAACGTGGTCCTTTCTTTGCGGATTGTCAAAGGTCGGAGGTGGATTCAGATGCGCAATGAAATGATTCAGTGAAGGCGGTGCTTGGGCGAGAGAAATTCGAAaagggaggaagatgatgttgTGAGATAGCAGCCAATCATTTAACTCTAGCTAATGCAATTATTTGAGAACAGATGCGACGAAAGACTGGCATGCGCTCGAGGCTGCAGACAGCGGATATTGCGTATGACAACTCCATGCAACTCGCAATGGCAAGCCTCAACATAGACAACTCCCAAACTACAATAGAATGGAAAGATACAAGCAGGTGATAGGGCGGAAAAAACAGACATTCCGATACAGAAGAGGGGACATCCGAACAGTGCATAAAATGAATCGTAGAAAGAAGCCTGCAACTGTTCGCAGGACAACATTTGCAGATTCGAAATACACCTCCTACAGTATTCACTGCGTCGATCAAGTTTACCTATGCAACCCTACTTTCTAGGACGAAAACAAGCATGCAGCAAAAATATCAAGGTCAACAAGCCAACTTTCAAGAACGCCCCGGTCCATCACTTTaccatttctctttctagcCCTCCGAAACTTAAGCTCCCGTATAAGAAAAGTATCCACAGCAACCTCGGCTTTAGAGATTTAAACTTTTCGCAAGATTCAAAGCCCTTTATAATGCGACAGTCTGGTAGGGGTTCTTGGTGCGCAAAAACAAAACTCGCACAATTCCttcattctttattaaatggGCATATTTGGCTACTGGCCTGAATCTATGCTTCCCTTAGTCTCTTGCAAACACTCTGCTAACGTATATGATCCGCTGCCGCAGATAcctttccatctttttcGTCCACGCACATCGACCACGCACATCGACCACTGCGCGCGCCGGCAGACAAAATTTTacaaaagcttcaatttgGGTCCAACCACCCCCGCAAATGGGGCAAACTCTTCAGCACACTCGTGGCACCTCGTACGAATACCGTTAGACCCGTCAACACGTTCAAATCTGAGTCAGGGCGCCTGGGCGCAAGATTAAGGGTGCAGATCAGCCGTGAAAACCTCCGTAGACGTTACACCACCATTGGAAAGACTCCAAACTAGCCGCAACTACACCTTGACCCCAAAAGGCCTCTCTGCCAACGTTTCACGGTCGTCACTGGCGGATTGCGACTTGAATCGCGTGAAAACCACAAACGTCCAAAACGCCCCGATGCGCCACGCAATAACCAGGCGGTCAAAACCCCCGAAACTTTACTCCTACACTATTCCAAACCTCCTCTATAACCTCCAGCCTTAACAAAGTTACATTTCCAATAATTGCAAAAGTTACAATTTTTTGTATGAGGCTCAATTTTGCGCTAAGATATGCAACAGATCGGTAGAACCCCGGAATTGCCATTTCACGTCATAAACGTGACCTGGAAAATTGATTATCCCGCCGAGCCTCGGCATACCTGATAAATAATGACGTAGGAATTTGACATGGTCCCCAATGCGGCTCTCATCTGATATAATTTTCGGGCATCCCATGTCATCGGTTCACTTTTTGTAAACAAAGCAAGCCAATGGAAGTATTTATTCTGGGTTCCTGATGCGCGACCAAAAGTCCTTTTTCACGCTAAGTGGTATTCACTGGCTGATCACATAGCAATGACTTGACTACGTAGATGGAAGTGAAGTTTGATAAGATCTATACATCCATCATACAGCCAAATCTCTGAAACTCTGACAGTCGAAAAAAGCAGTCACAGTCAGTACATTAATAACTTATAATCTGCCGCTACCagataatttatatttgttagCGTAGGCCAGAGAAAATCTATCACCTGGAATtccagatatgcaacaaaacttctcTTGCTCTGAATGGTACTTCACTTACAGGTTCCTCAAAAGTACTTATTTAACTAGATGAATCTTGAGCAATCGCCAATGCAAGCCCAGCTCTTAAAAGTTCTTATGTGAAGGAGTTTAAAATCAGTACATAAAGCTGCGGTTGTTGAAACCCCATAGTCGTAGCTAGAACGAATGAAATCACCAAGTAGAATTGTAGATGCGCCATCAAAGATTTCTTACACGGGGCagtattgatttgtaaaCTTCACAGTCCATAGTTGAGCGCCGACGTAGCTAAATCAAACAAATGTAAAATCATACGCATCTGAACATGTATAAACCATCTGAAGTTAAAAGTCGGCGCATCAAGTAATCGTATCAAAAAAGATCCCCATGAAAACTCTAGGCTCAAAAACTGCATAAACTAAAAAATCAGACGTGCAACCAAATTCCAACTCTCCGCCAGTGAAGAGCGAAGAGTGAATCAAGTGAAACGAATCCCTCTCACCTCTCTACCCAGGCGCATCTCACGCCGCGCCTACGCAACCTCCTCCCGGGACAAAAGGCACCGAGACAAAAATCCGCGAAGACGACCGCAAAATCCCGCTCGCAAATCACCACCCAAAAGGGCGAAAAACGCAAACGTCGACACCACTCCCAATCCTTAGCGGATTTCACTTCTGAGAGTTTTCCCAAACTCGCGCAATTGAGAGCTTTCGAAATGTGCCAATTTTTGCTCGTGTCGTCAAAAAGCCCCTTATTTGGAAGCACCCacagacgtgcaacaaaacgcTTTGTCGGGCAGAATTATCACGTGGGGGAGGGGAATGGAGCGTTGTGATTGGGTGGAGATTTTGCGAAAAACGTTCATTGAAGGATTGGGGGAGAATGGGTCGTGGGATGGGTTTGAAAGTTGGGGAGTGTGTTGATTGGGTTTTGAGGAGTATTATGTGGAAGTTTGGTCAACTTCTAAGATCAGGTTTGGGAGATATCTCGAGGGGCAGGTTGGGGGGCTTCCCATCTTCGTCGAGATTTGGCGAATTGTGCATCGTGTGGTTTGCGTTGACCGCACAGGAGCTTCTGCGCGAAGGATTGTTCTTAAATTTGAGGAAATGGGTTAGCATggtatttataaataatctgCCAAAGTTTGGTGCGTTTCTGAGATCGGGTTCTGGAAGGACCTGGATTTGGGAGGGGTGGTCTCGCTTTCGTCTTGTGGGATTTGAGCGCTTGTCGCATGCGACTTTGTGCTTCGCCCAAACACTACATTACTGGTTTCGAAGAATATCGATGAAATACGAAGAAATACAAAGGAGATATATGCGGGAGTTTGGGAAGATGTCTAGTTGAGGAGATTTGTAATATAGAAGGAGACTACGAAGAAAAGGGTGGGCTTGGGTGTGCAGGCGCATGCGCATGCGGTATTTTTGTCGCAGATTTGTCGCAGAGCTGCTGAGAGATCGAATACTTCTACGAATACCATTTCGAATGCGTTTACGAACACTTTTATACATGACGAAACTACTCGATACTGGCATACAAAGGGAGGGAAGGATGTAGGCTGCGACAATGGtaatccatctatcaatctGAACCTTCACCAGTGCGTCGGGCACTCAAAATACGGAGGACGACCGCGATAACTATACACAAGGGAATTGGCTTGAAAATAATGGTTGTTGAACATACAAGTGGGCTTGGGGCAATCAATCAGAAGTATATTTCAGTGTAGGAATAGGTCTTGGCCACTTGGTCACACACGTGTGTCTGGGAAGAAGCATTGAGGCGGGTATTGATGAATACAAGGTTCAATGGCAGGTTGTTTCAAAGCTACTTAATTATATTGAGCTAGATCCAGAACGTCATGACATTGAGAGGGTCTCACATTAGCAGGCACTCGCGCTATCAGAAAGTGTGCGAATCCGAAGCTAGATGCACATACCACAAGATGGTAAAGCACAAGAGTACAATCCGGTTCTCTTAGCAGCGGAGTCGCATACTTTCGGGCAGCACAAGTAACGGTGGTGGCGTGTTTGATACATACTCGAGCTACTTTGAAAACGCGGGGAAGTTTACAGTGCAGTGTATGAGCTGAGTGGCACGGCGTGGCCGTCTGGATTTGAATGTTCAAGGTAGGGTTGGTCAACGAGTGGTTATATTTTACAACCGCGAGGTAGCTTGGAGCGATGAGGCGTGTATGGAAGGTCAATCGAGTtgcgagattgagattgagattgagattaaGATTGAGGCTAGAAGATGCTAGATAGAGCGCTTGATTCGGGCTCGATTTCATAGAAAATCGTAGGCCAACAAGCGAAGGCAGGTTGCAGAACAAATTCCAAACGCAATGTGTGGCAGTTCTGAAAGTAGAGCCGTATATCTTAGGCTTCGTTGGAGTTGTACAAGAGGAGGCATCTGGGCAAATAGTGTATTGAATTGACCTGACTGAGCTCTAGATCCATACGGGCGGCGCAGAGTTCCTTGAACCATTCTGGTAGGCCATTGAGATGCTCCCTTCCACAGAGGCCAGGTACCATGAGCTTTCACACCTCCCCACCTCTCCTAGCGCTTTCTACAATCCAAAATCATGAGAATATCTCGAAAGTATGCTCAAACATCCGATCAGAATCTCGTAGAATCTGGAACAACAAGTACTGTATTAAGCTATTAcaacaaattgaatttgttgtCTCTAGTCTTTTATACTTCAGAGGGGCACCTGAGAATCATTCCAATGCCATAAGAGCCATTAGCATAGTGTTGGTATTTCAGTATCGAAATTCATCTCCAGGTTGAACAATATTTGGACGTTGTTAGGACGTTGTTAAATTGTCTTGCACTCTCACGTGATACACACAAAAGGTGATCAGGCACATGgacaacaaacaaacaaagaaatGAGCCAGCACCGAGGATGTAGAAACTGACAGGGCTAAAACTCAGGTCAAACGCAGCATAAGCCTCCCAGCCTCTCCAATCTCCCCTCGGGATTTGTTGATCAATGCTTCATCTCCACAATTGAATGAGCAGCACACTTCAAGTTTTTATGaattaatgattttttaCGATTTATTACTATTTCTGGGGATTTAATCAATGGAGAATGTGATGCGATTTCATTCCTAAATGTCATCCCCATACGATCGCAGAGGCGCACAGGCGCGTCGAGGAAATATCTCCTACTGGTTACCACTAGCTTTCACCGTTACTGCAGCCGCAGTAGGTGTAGTAGCATGGATATGGAGCACACgaagtgatgaagatgacgacgacgacgacgagaACCGGCCTCTTCAACCTCCAAGACCGGGCTATGGTGAAAGAAATCCAGATGGCAGTTTTCGAACAGGTCCTCCCTCGTACGCAGGCGATGTGCGACCGGGAGAAGCTTCATTCGGCACAACGGATCAACAACCATCACACCCTTCACGCTCGGAAGAATCCCAAGGTTACATAGCTCAAATGTCAGGCGCATTGCAGAGAACGCCCAGTCCGCAACAATTTATCAATAGTGCAAGTAGAAGTCTTGCAGCGGGAGCCGCTGCCGTTGGTGGTGTTGTGGGAAGTGCTCTCTCCTCAATCCGGGAGGAAGACAAGCATGGTTTCGATGATCATAGAACATGGCAGGAGGAATCAGTTATACGAAGAAATGCCGCCCCAAGTCCACCCATCACTACAACTACAACTACAACACCGGCCCCAGTCAGAGGGTCAATCGAACCGCGCTCTCAGAGCGCTGCAGGAGTTTCCGCAGCACCTCGAACACCAGTCAGTAACGGAAAAAGGAAGACTGTCGCTATTGTAGTATCTGCAGAATCACACGATGATGACACTGCTTCTGAAGCAGGCTATCATCATGAATATGCGGTTTGTAAATGTGGTTATGATGTTTCGCCAATAATTACTAATTGTTTCTGTAGTCAATCctctctcatcttcctcgcaAAACCGACTTCTCTAAAATACGACtatttgttttaatatatgCACCAGGATTAACCGAGCATCCATTGGACGCTGCTGGTGGAAGACCGGGTGGATCTCTCAGTTCCTCGTTTTCGAACATTAGCCCTGGAGATGTCCATACACCCGGGGAAGAAAGCGATAGACAGTTGTAAGCATAACCCATTTTCATTGCGAAGGTCGCCAGCTAACAGATGAAAAGGACTCCAATGTTTCCCCCAAGGCCTTCGGCTCCACTTGCATTCGGTCCAATTTACAACGAAGCATTAGGGTTGGTGGAAAAAGAGACGATGGTCCTACCATTCACCACTCCAACTGGCCACGTTCATCTCCTCCGACATCTCGCACctgaatatatatacctacaAGAATCCCTCGCAGGAGAAAACGGATCGGTGATTAACCATCTGCAAAGTTGGTTCAGAGAAGACGTAGTTCTGATCGTAGGCGCCGATGGAGGCCATGGTGGACTCGCAGATAGCGAATCCGAAGCGGAGAGTCAAGtttcaagaaaaagagaacAGTGGTGGGAGAGAGAAGATAGAGTTGGTCTTGGAAGAGGCGTTGTTGTCTTAGAGGGAAATCGCATTGGAGACTTCTGGGCTAGAAAGGTTCTTGGAGTGGAGTAGGCAGGCAAGCGAATAGGCAGATATGGGGCgtctttttgttctttttcttatatacCTTTGATCTATAGCACGGGTTTTttggatgaatgattgatacCGGGTTGGGAGCGTTGAGGACATAGGATGTCTCTCATGAACTGACTCGCGAATTTTATGTATGATGGATATCTTCTTATTGAATGCACAAAATCATAATTCTGTtgaatacctacctagatgCTCGTCTTCTGAACatgattctctttcttgatcCCGTGATTGTGGTCATTCCAACTTTGATTGTTGTTGGTACTTTATATTACATCGCCACACCGTATCTAGGCAACAGCCCCATATCCACCTGACTCAGAGCGGACTCACCTCCCCAATACAGCCATGTTTGCACCATTTGCACCGATTCTCCCTCCCAACATGCTCGCCCCCCAAAACTATATAAACCCACCCACATCCTCCCCTTTACGATTTTCCCTCCTCATCGATTTAGCATCTCTTTGAAATTTGCTTAGATCAAGTGTAGTATCTGTTCTATCCACGTGTGACTATGTGGATCCTTTCGGTCGAAAGGGTTTTTTTGGTTACGGAATTTTTTGTTGCGTCTGTTGCGAACACGTGCCTGTTACGTGCGAGTGATGGAGGTGTCCCTGGTATTACACTGCTTCTGGGCGATGCTGATGACTTTTCGTTGCCTGGGACCTGGCTTTGCTGGGGGGTGAGGAAGAGTTTTGGagtggggaggggagggagggagaggtggatgatgggtgatggatggagggcGGAGGGCGGATGGCGGAGAAACCGGATTGGGTTGGggaggaaagggagaggagagggagagatggTCTGGAGGTTTGAGGGTTAGTCAGATTGGTGAGATTGGCTTCACAAGCTTTTGTATATAATGACTAGATGGTAGATATTCAAGGCACTGATCACCGGAATATTCGCCGTGTAATAAAACAATCACACTAGAAGCTGCAATTTTTCACGAACAGTGAGTGCCCTTCGAATTCCTCATCATATGCATAGAAGTCGTGGCTACTAAACACGCTCTTCAAGTATTACTAGTCGGTATACCATCCACTTGACGGCTCTTGATTGTTTCCATTGTACTTCCTCCTttaagatattgaaatcacaTGAGATGTTGAGTTTATCTGAAATTTCCTGTTGTTTTGACTTTATACCACTTGGCTTGTCGATATAAGAATGAAAGATCTAGATTCCGAGCTTGTAATTGATGAAACGCCGATTGATACGTTGTGATGTCTGTTATCAATTTTCCATGGCAAACATCGACTTTTACACCAGGTAGGTGGTAGgaaatcttttttctcttggaAAAAGGGAGGAGACCTATGAATGAATTAATTCGACGTACATCTGGTCTTGACTTTCAAACAAGATGGGGACCATCAGGCATTAAACGATTAAATCACGTGAGCGTGTGACTCATGTGACACTAGTTTCGACATTTTTCATGAATTGCAAAGAGTGCAGAGCTACCAACGCAAACGCGGAATCACCACACTTTTCTTTCAGAACACATCCGGCGCAATATTTCTCCAAGAACTCCTCAACGTTTCACTCGCTCGATATAAGTTGGATACCATATTCTAGTACGAAACACTGGGTTTTTGTGAATAGGGTTCCTCTCCCGTCCACCCCATCGGCTTTTTATATCATACCCAGTTTGACCAGAATATCATTCTTCACGCAAACGAAATAACCGACAATGCCTCACGCCATGCCAGCGCCTGGCTTCCAGGCCATAATTCTTTGTGGGCCAGGATCGTCTTTCCCTACTTTTACCTCAAATCCAGATAAGAACCCAAAGGCTTTAATACCCATAGCAAACCGGCCCATGGTATGGTACCCTATCGATTTCTGTTACCGAATGGGAGTTACCAGTAAGTGAATTGATGTTTCTGTACTTATCTTTGAAGTCTCAAA encodes the following:
- the Bcsec65 gene encoding Bcsec65 — encoded protein: MSHARIEEVEDSDNEYGASDPSEGDISDVASDFSDRDIIKKRTPAAPPATKRAPPPNAQSSQMNPANIPFSGSQITTGADGTQFRSTEDSSKYKDFQCIYPIYFDATRSRAEGRRVGMELAVKNPVAREIVAACSRLRIETLFEPVKTHPKDWANPGRVKVNIRGGNTTIKNKHHLYTMIAKHLKENPTTERTAMQPQLAGIPPPDPSKPLPRPAVPKGWKMGEILPYYSAALSGGGISENLFKDMLAEMGGQMPGMAGMMDGPSSSAASESKKKDKKKKIKG